The Triticum urartu cultivar G1812 chromosome 6, Tu2.1, whole genome shotgun sequence genome includes the window tcgccttcctatttaccgtcgaggtttgcacctacgacggcgtacctctctgggcgctccggatctaagggtatcttctttgtctcttttggctggcttgaacgaaccttcggtttccgactccttcgggtcgggcgatatctccggctgcttgccggccatcgccacaactcgctcaaggagtcgcttctcggctgcaatcaccagggactcggccagccgactgctctcggccgcgcaagcggacgacttccggtagtcgccggccatAGTCAGAATTCCTCTgaaactgggcatcttcatcttgaggtaggcgtaatgggggaccgccatgaacttggccaaggcgggccggccaagtagcgcatggtatgggctctcaatgtccactacctcaaaccaaacagactctcttcggaagtgatctttatccccaaagaggacgtcaatcaggatcttgccgattggtgagcaggagaGCCCAGGAACAAtaccgtggaacacagtccggctgttctgaagttgtctctgcttgattcctaacttctccatggtgtcattgtacaggatattgatgctgctgcccccatCTATCAGAACTCATGAGAAACGCGCGACCCGTTTGTCcatggcaaaggtggcgtccaggaccaaggcgtaggagcccggactcggcatcacttctgggtggtcagccctgctccagctgatcggcctctcggaccagtgcatgaactctggcgtctctgaggctactgcgttcacctcttgtcgctgcatcCTCCTGATGCGTTGATCGTCAGCCATACTGGTGAACACtacgtaggctccgtgctcttcagggtattcgtcttgtactgcgccgactggcctgactgccgactgctggggcggaggcggaggcggctgcccagcaggcgggggtggcagaaggccgtctcccttggcgatcctggtgagccagtggcatttccgggtggtgtgattcgatgGTTTCgtgccgctgtggaacttgcaaagtccatccaaggtctgctcgtaggagaaggccggcaaccagttcggcttgccgcctttctgtcgcttgggcagaggctgctcttctggctgctgggcttcaacggtcgtgACCTGCcagctgctggaagccggctgcggggccttgcgcttgttgtcgccctgctgttgtcgccggccggcgtctgccgccggagttcttggagccggaggagctactttgccagtcgtgctgatttgaatttccgtcttcatggaggagtcggccgtagcgtacttgtccgctatgatcagcagctcgtcgagggtttctggctcgtcgcagaggagcttgcgcttgaggagggtgccttctcggcacccggctgtgaagtactcgatggcctgcacctcgtgcacgccctcgcaggagttccggagctcagcccaacgcgtgaggtagtcgcgagtcgactcgtcaggaccttgcacgcacaaggagagctgacgaggcttgggaggacgcttgtacgtgctggtgaagttgcggacgaatgcttcagtgaagtcgacccagctatTGATGTTGCGGGGCTTTAGgttgttcagccatgtccgggctgtgccctggagcatgagcggaacgtactttacggcgacacgcttgttgccgtttgctatgctgacagccgtggagtagtcgactagccagtcttccggcttcacggagccggtatacttgggcgtgtctcttgggagcgtgaaccctctgggaaagggctcgtcccgaatgcggggcccgaaacaaggcggacccagctcatcttcttcttccagcgccagggaccggtgaagtcggtcgatccggtggcgggcgtcattctctccaactccctctcggcggccaaggcggtcaccgagagtcggatggtcaacaggcggcggggagactcgcctctccttgcggggagggggaggcggacagtcgtcccgtcgttccactgctctcgggcggccgtctcggtcgcgctatatggtaatccgagtccgactgtggctgaccgctggctccttgtcctttcttcctcgggcactgccagtcggcgtccgatacgtcgcgccttgatctcggcgcGGGTCGTCGTTTGGTCGCTGCGGCGCCttcgtgcggcagccggcctcattctgcgcggcggccgcgtcgaggagccactggactcgctccatcatgaggcggcgctcttcgccctcgaaattgtccagatcatccgccgctgcctgggcggctcggatgttctccgctggcgtggcatacacggggcggctagccccaaacaggctggcgatggctacgccgcgctgctgaaccgcgccaaggcggctggaccctgccggggccggcgagccgccaacagcatgatccatctcccgctggtgaGCTTCTGACAAGcatctcatgctggccagcttcttcgcgccttcaacaagctgaaggcggcgcgcttctaacgtatctgcgtcagcatcttccggaatgggcgcagctAGGTCTTGCAACGCCGTGCCGAGTGAGTTGGGCGCCCCTCCGCCAGGGgactcgtcatgactgatgaccagcacctcagtgacggtgcttccatcgctctccgcgtgggggagaggttcgtcgtagaccaccacgttggtggggaacgcgtcgaccGACGCGGTGttggagtcgaccagcatcgagtcggtggagcctacggactccaagtctacggcaggctcgccggaaacgtggagttgatcgaggaggcccgcgaggaggttttcggggccgcctgcgcctgcgtcggacgcaggttcgtcggagaggcggacctcgccgacaagttcggccaaggagctggcggcgcaggcgatctcaacgccgcgcagcgcgtcgacgcaaacttcgtctggcgtgcctggctggctgcgtcGCCAGgaaggaaaagggttcccgtccagaacagatctccggatggcggtgcaccaggccccacgatgggagccaaatgtcgggggtttggtgcgacatatgccaacggatggcttatcatggtgggggcgagtagaacgtcgccagtgcctggaaacgggatgaggcgaagacatgcacgccggcgaatcttacccagcttcggggctctccggggagataatacccctactgctgctctgcgaggtctccgcatgatcactatggtcaagtgtttacacggttgctccttgagcggTGTCTGGTGGCAGGAGAGGgtaaggctagctctctccttctatctagTATGGTATCGAACTACTGGcctccaaccctttgcatggatgccctggagggtttatataggcctatcccctaggggtacaatggtaatccgactgggtgcgggcccagccgtcagtgcctccgacctccgacttctccgccgactgctggggcccgccgactggtctggtacggagccgacaggccgcgtccgccgcgggcgggtcttgccggctgctgattactgtagccgtgctcctgatgacgcaagcttggtcatggggtcgtggcaacagccccgccgcctggcgggtgatcactgtggccactccccatctcttcttgattaatggtgcgtgggccccgggggagggctcggccgactcccccaggccgactcccgacgggtccgactggcggttctcccgccgtctcccgaggtctcgctgactggtgggacccgctgcctccaggccgtacagacaagccgtcgtgggcgcaggacctggtacagtggtgctgatgtcagggtcgcccgggcaacagtgccacgccgcggggagatcttcccaagtacggcgtgttgtagccatgcctgcgaggagtgggcttcattgtagccacgcccctgccccgtccccttcgatgaggtcaCGGGTTGTTGGAGTcaccggccgactccccaaagccggcttctctggaagtcgtccctgggactcggccgtgagcgggcagtcgtcCGCCTTGCCGTGGACaccccaggaggcggctcttcgccctgtggtcttgaggggcgcagcctgccccaatgttttgaaaggttatgggctcaggttggcctacccgtggcccattactctgacaAATTGGGAGGGAGAATATAGACCTTAAGAAGCAAGATGCGTGTGCCAAATGGGAGCTCGAGAAGGCCCGGACTTTTGAAGCAATATAGCTCAAGCAGAAGATATTACAACTTTCTTGAGACACGAAGGACCCGAAGATAATATTTATCGATGCAAATCTTTTGGACCCGGAAGGTAATAATTGGGTTgagaagaggaagagggagatCAATCTGCGCAGGGAGTACAAGGGGGAAAGAGCGTCCGCTGCCACAACGGACGCGGCCCGGATGTTGAATTTCGTTTTGTCATGTTTTAATCTTGAATTATGGTTCATTTTGCTTTGTTGCATTGTATTGGTGATAAATTACAACTGTGCGATCGACCGACGTGCATGGATTTGCAAGGGTTTTGATGCGAGAAGCGTGATTGTCCGACATGATGTTTGATGGATCATTCGGCGCCGGATTTGCCAACGTCACGCTCTAAAAACTATATCGAGGATCGAGTGTTTATTTTTCGAACACATAAGATCAAACCACTTTGTGGTAGATAAAGTCCGTCTGTATTTCCATCATCTGCGTCTCAGATGACATGTATCCCTATTGTCCTGAGTGTTATTTCTCTACCAAGGGCCTACGGAAATAATCAGAAATCCGAGTACGTCATCCTGCGCCTGGCAAATTGCTTACCATACGAGTGGCCGATGAACTGCACTCGATACAGTTGTTGACACTCAGTACAATTCAAGTTTCTGGTAGTACGCTTGGTCATGCATCCGGGGACGGAACCCCTCCCGCCGTCTTATGGTCCGCGGCGAGCTCTCCCCGAGGGATCTCGCGGCAGCAGGCTTCGCCGTGGCTCCCGCAGGCCTGTCCAACTCCATGCACCCCGCTCAAGGCGCCGGCGTGGAGCAGAAGCAGGTAGAAGAGCTGCGTCAGCGTCGAGATCGTGATGAACGCCTCCAACGTCCTCTGCTAGCAAGACCAACACAGAGTTCAGAAGTAGAATCACCGAGAGGAAACGCAGAAAATTTACAAGGATAGATCCACCGGTGCGTGTAGAACTAGCATTGACTGACGACGACGTACCAGGCGCCTTCCTCGGTTCCCTAGAGTGATGTGCTTGCACGCGAGGCTGCAGATGTTCAAGAAAAGATGGCACGGCAGTGTGAGTTACGTACTATCACTAGCAGATGGCGAGTGAAACTGGCGGTGAGAGTGTAGAAGAGAACCCGAAGGCGAGGGCGGTGAGCGCCCAGGAGACGAGCacggtggaggcggcggcggcgaggctcTCGCTGCGCCAGGGCGCCCTGACGTGGAGCAGGGCGGGGAGCACCGAGCAGGCGCCGACCACCCCGGCCATGAGCGAGAAGACGAGCAGGTACCCCGTCGCCGTGTTGCCTCCTAGATCTGCACACCGCGTCACGTCGTTAACCAGACCAGATCGATCATGTCGCACGCAAGGACGTACTACGTACGGCGGTGCGTCTCGCGGTCGATGAACTTGTTGAGCGACCAGCCGGCGATGCCGAGGACGGCCGCGTGCATGACGAGGTTGATGCACAGCAGGGGCCCGATGTACCGCCTGCTCGCCGCGCCCACGGCCATGGATCCACCACTGCTACCTCCCCGGCCACGAATGCTAGTACCTAGCCTAGGCCGCAGGTCTCGAGTGTCTGCAACTGCAAATTGATCCGGTGACTCTGGTCGCTATGTTACTAGTGTCAGTGGAACTGCAAGCATGAAATGAATCTTTTATTGCGGGGTGTGTTTGTGATGACGCGAACTAAAAGCTTCGTGCAACGGCAATGCTGTTGTGCACGCGAAGCTAGCATGGAGGACGGGCCCCGCGCTAGAACCGTGTGCCACGCAAAGGCACGCGTACATAGTAACATGGGCCAGCTTCGGACGGCGACTGCCGGCCGCCGTTGCAGCTTTCATGGACGAGGTAAGCCCACCGATGTACTCCTACGGGACAATGTGGTCTGGTATGGAGTACGGAGCTGTGAGCTGAGACCTCTGTACCTAGGACAGCCAACCAAACGCTGGGGGCCAGCCACAGATTTCTAAGATAGGCAGCCGGCCAATCAGAGCCCACCATCCTGCCATGTGGCCGATCACCGCGCAAAAGCATCAAATCAAATTCCGCCCGGGACACAAGGAGAAAGAGAGGCCCAGGGACGCGCAGGACTAGGAGGGTGTCAGCGTAGGCCAGAGCCAGAGAAGAGCTTGCAGGTGAGAACATGGCCGCAACGGCGTGCTCTACGGCGCTTCTGGGTGTAGCAGGAGCACGCCTCCCCGCCGGCGCGCCGCCAACCTTTCTTCTCCCACGGCGTCACTTCTCCCCTCGTCGCCTCCAAGGTGCGGACGGTACCTATACTGCGTTCATCTTGTCACCTCAGATACGTAGACGCCTTAACAATTAGTACGATGTGTTAACCAGATGCGCCGCGGCTCTCTCTGCTCCGGGCGAAGGCCTCCTCCGATGACACCTCTGCCGCGAGCGGCGACGAGCTCGTCGACGACCTGAAAGCCAAGGTACTCTCAGAACAGGAGGCGCTAATACGTATTTGGGGAGTACGTAGAACGGCGAGCTGATCGGCTTGAGCAACGGTGCGTACGTGTTGTTTGCTTTGTCGCAGTGGGACGCGGTCGAGAACAAGTCCACCGTGCTGACGTACGCCGGCGGCGCCATCGTCGCCGTATGGTTCTCCTCGGTCATCGTCGGCGCCATCAACTCTCTGCCTCTGGTGCGTACGCTCATACATGAGTACATGACCATGACCACCGTCTTGGATCGACCGATCATGTCGTGTGTCCACTCATCAGACTTGAGCACCGATGACACGTTGAATAATTTCTGCGTGCAGCTTCCCAAGATCATGGAGCTTGTTGGGCTCGGCTACAGCGGATGGTTCGTGTACCGCTACCTCCTCTTCAAGGTGCGCGATCAGTTACGGGCTCGCCTAGTTGGTAGTATCTGGTGGTAGAGCTAATTCGATTGCAAGAAACTTGTAATTCGTTAACATGATCTTGGACAAAATACTATTGCAGGAACGCAGGAAAGAGCTGGCCGACGACGTGGAGTCCTTGAAGAAGAGCATTGCTGGTACAGAGGCAGAGTAAAAGAATATAATGTTGTAGTATGGGTTATTATTTTGTTTGACGATTATTCAGAGAACCCTTATCAGAGGGTTTGCTTGTTTTTTTAACAAGGCAAGAGACTTGTCATTTTCATTGATTAAGAAAGAACATTTAGACAAAATCCGTCAAGTAGGAAAACAAAGCAATTACTCTTGTGGCATTACAGTACTCAAGTGTGCAGGCCCAGCCAGGGACAGAGCCTATCCTCCTCTTTGATCTTCAGATAATCACCATCGCCGGGGCACTGAGGTTGCGCAAGACTAACATTCCGTTCTTTTCAAACTTCTCACCTAACAAGCATTGTCGAGGAGGAGAATGTCGACCGGCTAGTCCTTCACCGAGGTCACTAGGAGCCAATTTAAAGTCATGATCTGATAGAGCCCAAACCAGATAGTGACATCCGACCAAATATGTCACGTTT containing:
- the LOC125512493 gene encoding membrane protein PM19L-like yields the protein MAVGAASRRYIGPLLCINLVMHAAVLGIAGWSLNKFIDRETHRHLGGNTATGYLLVFSLMAGVVGACSVLPALLHVRAPWRSESLAAAASTVLVSWALTALAFGLACKHITLGNRGRRLRTLEAFITISTLTQLFYLLLLHAGALSGVHGVGQACGSHGEACCREIPRGELAADHKTAGGVPSPDA
- the LOC125514501 gene encoding protein CURVATURE THYLAKOID 1A, chloroplastic-like, with translation MAATACSTALLGVAGARLPAGAPPTFLLPRRHFSPRRLQDAPRLSLLRAKASSDDTSAASGDELVDDLKAKWDAVENKSTVLTYAGGAIVAVWFSSVIVGAINSLPLLPKIMELVGLGYSGWFVYRYLLFKERRKELADDVESLKKSIAGTEAE